The DNA window AATAGTGTCCCTTCCTCTAGTCGCTGCCTACCAATCAAACAGAAAcagaaatacaataaaatacacccgaaaaaaaaaagggggagaaNNNNNNNNNNNNNNNNNNNNNNNNNNNNNNNNNCCCCATTTGCATATCAATTCCAATCAAAACCATAGCAAAATTTGCCCACTCAATGATGTAACAATCTAAATTCACTCTCCTCATACAGTTTGTGAGTAGAGCGCACGGTGAAGTAAAGTGACGAAGACAGAAAAACTAGTAAGTCAATCACCTGCACCAGTGTGGATAATTACAACAGCCAACTTGATGTTCCTCCCACGAATCACAGCCCTGCACACAAACAACCCCAAACACATTTCAGAAAAATCAAGTCCAAGAAATGaaaacaaaaccaaaacccCACATCCAAAACCAACACACGTTCAAATTGTAGGTCATGCTTGGATGATATTGAGCTAAAATCATAAGCGTATGACTCAATCACGAACTATCTTGAAAGTCTTACTATGCAAGTCTAAAATTCTTCTCCACTTTCAGTACATAGTAATTGAACTCAAAATAAAAGCCATTATATTCATAAAGCAAATAAAACCTCAAACTTGCCTCAACAACAATCCCTTGTTCCCCTACATCTCAACATACATTAAATATCTCCATTCTCCAAAACAAGACAGCAGCTTCCTCAACATACAAACCGTGCTCAATTATGTTACTTTCTTATGCAACATCCTCAAACCCCCAAACAATAGCTAAAAATCGACATTTTCACTTAAAATGCAAAAAGTAAACACTATCATCATCTACTTAGTTAGCTgccattgttattgttgttcaCTCATAATGCTGAATCGCACCTTCTCCGAACTCCACCATCCAAACACGCACttaatagagagagagagagagagagagagagagagagagagagagagagagagggtNNNNNNNNNNNNNNNNNNNNNNNNNNNNNNNNNNNNNNNNNNNNNNNNNNNNNNNNNNNNNNNNNCATTGAGCCACTGAGCAGGGTCACCAAACACGTGCTCCGCCCTGAACACAGCACCGAGAACGGCCGGAACTTTCGTCCGGTGCTTGAGGAGCCAGTCCTTCTTGAGGACCCCGCCGACAACCGTAGGAGGCGGTGGCGGGACTTCGGCGTTGGAATCCTTGGGCTTGCGTTCGAAGAGGTAGATCTTGGAGAGGTCAGGGAGGGCGAGGGTGTTGATTGGCGGCTGAGCCGAGAGAAAGTGAGTTGAGATCAGAGGGTGGAGCTCCGGACAACCCACAATCGCCGCCAGCGTCACCGGCGGAGTTCGCNNNNNNNNNNNNNNNNNNNNNNNNNCTTCATattcttccattttttttttttggttggcGATTAACGCAGATCGGAATCAGAATAGAAATAGAGTGAGTTTAACTCACCATGGAGTATGGAGTTAAGGCGAAAACATAAACAATTCATCAAgccatttttacaaaaaataaaacaaaataattccTTTTTTAATtactgaaaaataacaaatgtttgcgcctttttttttttcacgaaCAAGAATAAGCTCCTCATAAGTTTAACATGGAGACTGGAGATGTTCATAAAGTAAaacatgtaaaaaaatttagttattcttaaattaaagtAGTAAAATGTATATATGATAAAAGAACCATCAATTAAAATAGTACAAGTTTTTTtccaaagaaaatgaaaagttgaaaaataaacaattatgattttataagaaaagtcaatatctcgttgaaaaaattaaagacagcaagtatcatatttaaattttagtgaATCAGTATATATTTTTAAGGAAAATTATAACTAACCAACAATATTTTTGAACAATGTGTGAACAATGTGAATTAATAggattaaaagagtaaattaatcttaaatttaattaatagcaTTAAATTAAgatgtaatatatttttatttgattaataattgtCCATATTGTTCAAGATGATCATTGTTTACCTAACACTCtcctatttttaaatatagaacaaatgttGTCTCTAAGATTACCTAGCCAAAATATATTCTCCAttagtgtaatttacttagactGATAGAATTaagatttgataattttaaccTATATAACTCCATGTCAACTACCCAACCACTCACCATTAACCGAATTGTAAAGCCTTGGCTTAGTAGTTTACGACTTTTCACTTTTCAGAAATTGTTACTTGATAAATTTTAGTTAGGTATAAACGATTAAACGAAGAatgtgtttatatatatatatatacaacatcTTATGATATAGGAATATAcggaattttaaaattatacatattAGAATATGGATATCAAAAGTTCAATTGGAACTAGTTTCGTTCACGTATGAAGGATATGAATAAACTCAATAAACACTTTCCTCTTCTTGCATGTGAAAAGTAATTCAGGTAAAAAATAAACGGGCAAACAATGGTTTCATGAAATAATTTACATATCAACACCCAAACGAAAAATTACATATCAGAAGGAATTGAACAAATAAGCATATTTAGTGTTGTTGAGTTGCAATCATCCAAGAATGAATCTAAGGTCCTATCAACTACCTGTTTCTTATATAAGCCTAGTATTGAAGATTAAACAAAATAGTCACATTTACTCCTCTGCCGCtgtctcctcctcctcctcttccgcATCCTCTTCTTGCCCAGGCCACCAAGAAACAGGGCCCAGTCCGTCATGATCTATTGATCCCTACAAAATAGATGCCGCCATAAGTCACCTTTTCAAAAATCTGAATTGATAACCACCACCATTTTAGTTAGATAATGCACGTTTACTATGACTTTAAAAGCATCCCCACAAACTTTGTCAATATGCCATTCCCAGGGTCGGAAACTTGGTTGGTTTAATTGATCCTTAGCATAGAGCTCATACATGAAAATTCACACCCCATTTTCATCCGACAACCAAACATACCCTCTAAAGTACACATCCCCTACCACAGTTTATTTTAACATAATGACTCCAAGAAACAAATATTTTGCACAAAATTCAAAAGCCATATGTCTCAATATCTCACTCATGTAGAAAAAAGAGCTAACTTACAGTGACCAGCATAGGGGCAAAAGGCTTTGACTCTTTTGGTTGTTCAACTGGGATTGAAGGATAAGTCACATTTTGAATGCGGAACTTGATCTGCCATATTGGAAGCCAAAACTTTAACGCATATATATTGTTTCTTAAGCATACAGTTAACATTAAAGGCAAAGAAAGCTAACCATATCGCTATCATCAACAGGATATGACTGCTCCTCATATTTCCAATACCATGTTCCTTTTGTGCTGTACTTTCAAAAACAATATATTAGCACATTAATAAATCTGCATCTAATAGGATGGATTACAGTatttaaaaagaagaaaggagtgcAAGCAAATATACTATTTGTTAAGACTAAAAATTAGGTAAGGGTAACGACACCTATTTTTTGATTCAGCCTTAAACTCATTTGGGCTGGGTAGGTGCTGTAGGGGAACATAAATGTCATCAAAGAATCCAAGTGATACTGCAACCACGAATTCAGCCTTACTAAGCATGAACAATCTTTAAGCATAGCAACATCTGACAATCATTAAATCTTTCACGATATGCAAACATTGGATGGTGTTGTTATATACACAAATAATGGGCTGCTGACGGTGTCACAAGTCACAATATAGAaatgaaaacacaaaaaatcgGCTCTGCTAGCAAGCAATTGTATGGTTATGTCATTCTTGTGGTCTTTCAAACTTTCCTTACATTATATTGACATGCTTTGAGTTTCAACTAAATTACACTTGACTCTGATTTTGCTCACAAAAAATAAGCATGGACAAAACGACAAGCAGAGACATCAAGGCAGAGCAGTAATCACATACTCTTTTTTTTGTAGTagcaaaatattttatcatgaAATTCATCAATAAGAGAAGCCTTAAGACAACCTTCAAGCAACTATCttaaacttttattaaaataaaaaagaaaagaaaaagaactccaACCATGTAAACCCTTTGTGatcaaaagagtagaagaactttaaaaaaaaaaaagaaaaaaaaaagaaagaaaaactcaTTATGCTGCAGCCTTCATGTAATAGATGTATGAAGCAGAACTATGCACTGATAAGCATGGCCATTATCcatcaataacataaaacaAAGAAGTAAAATGgaactaaattaattaagtcAAGCGAAAATTAAAATCAAGAAAGCAACTGAAATCTAAGACATACATCTTAAGCCATCAGCATCAGACGAAAGAAGCTTTGCAGTCATAATCTCCCCAACAAATGGACGAAACATAATCAAATTGAACACTACCTGCCAGGAATATCAGAAGTCAGAACAAAGTTATTGCATTGACAGCAACAATCACACACAGAATCCCTACTTCTGACGTCGAAAAATTTCAGTTTATAATACAAGAAATACGGAAATTGGAAACACAATAGCTAAAAATACACACAACCTTTTAAGTCCTCAAATATTCTCAAAGGAACATAGTGTAAAAAAATGGCATATTCACATTATTGTGCCTGGATATCATAATCTAAgcctcaaaacttgaacaaacAAAGTTAAAAACCATTcatggaaaaaaaatattaaacataaaATCCTGCATTCAACTTCACACTGTGATCATGTTGAACTTCAAATCTCAGGACAAAgagtcaaaaaacagaaaagcaagCCGTGAGAACTTGTACCGTATAAGTTGGAGCACCATCTCCGGGGTAAATAAATCCACCCTCAATGGATTTTATATCATAGACA is part of the Arachis duranensis cultivar V14167 chromosome 1, aradu.V14167.gnm2.J7QH, whole genome shotgun sequence genome and encodes:
- the LOC107475699 gene encoding DNA-directed RNA polymerase III subunit RPC8 isoform X2, with the protein product MFYLSKIEHTLPLPAPQLSRPIREAIHTELEKLFLDKVIANLGLCVSVYDIKSIEGGFIYPGDGAPTYTVVFNLIMFRPFVGEIMTAKLLSSDADGLRLSLGFFDDIYVPLQHLPSPNEFKAESKNSTKGTWYWKYEEQSYPVDDSDMIKFRIQNVTYPSIPVEQPKESKPFAPMLVTIFEKVTYGGIYFVGINRS
- the LOC107475699 gene encoding uncharacterized protein LOC107475699 isoform X1; the protein is MFYLSKIEHTLPLPAPQLSRPIREAIHTELEKLFLDKVIANLGLCVSVYDIKSIEGGFIYPGDGAPTYTVVFNLIMFRPFVGEIMTAKLLSSDADGLRLSLGFFDDIYVPLQHLPSPNEFKAESKNSTKGTWYWKYEEQSYPVDDSDMIKFRIQNVTYPSIPVEQPKESKPFAPMLVTGSIDHDGLGPVSWWPGQEEDAEEEEEETAAEE